The nucleotide sequence TCGCCCGGGAACTCCAGCGACGCAGCACCGCCGGTGGGTGGGGCATCCTCAGCAACGCCGCGCATCCGGGCGCCACCATCACCAACCTCCAGGTGACCGGACCGATGCACGGCGGCGGGTCGGTCCGGCTCAACCGGCTCTGGAACCGGCTGATCTACCTCGTACCCTGGGTGTGGCAGGAAATCCCGGCCGGCGCCCTGCCCGCGGTCCACGCCGCGACGAGCCCGGCCGCCGAGGGTGCCGCCTACTACGGCCCGGACGGCCTCGGCGGACTCCACGGCGGGCCGGCCCCGGCGAGGTTCCCCGCCCCTGCCCTGGACGACGCGGCCGCACTCCGGCTCTGGGAGGTTTCCGAACAGCTCAGCGACGTCCGCTATCCCGACCCGCAGCCGGTCACCTGAGGGAGCGGGCCGTGACACCATCCGTGCGGCTGCGCCCGGTACGCGAGGACGACCTCCCGATGCTGCAACGCTTCCTGACCGAGCCGGGCCTGGTCGGACTGGACTGGACCGGCTTCCGCGACGCCCAGGAGCCGGTACGCCGGTTCGCCGCCGACGGCTACCTCGGCGCCGAGAGCAGCCGGCTGATCGTGGAGACCGGCTCGGCGACGGGGGATGACGGCCCCGATCCGACAGCCGCCGGTTTCGTCGGTTGGCAGGCCACCGGGTACGGCGTGGCGAAGTCCTGGGAGATCGGCATCGCGCTGCTGCCGCAGTGGCGCGGCCAGGGCATCGGCTGGCGGGCCCAGGCGCTGCTC is from Micromonospora sp. WMMD1102 and encodes:
- a CDS encoding GNAT family protein, with the protein product MTPSVRLRPVREDDLPMLQRFLTEPGLVGLDWTGFRDAQEPVRRFAADGYLGAESSRLIVETGSATGDDGPDPTAAGFVGWQATGYGVAKSWEIGIALLPQWRGQGIGWRAQALLCDYLFTHTPAERIQAGTHPENTAEQRALEKAGFRREGVLRSVEFRAGRWRDGWLYSRLRSDPAPS